A part of Denitratisoma oestradiolicum genomic DNA contains:
- a CDS encoding acetyl-CoA acetyltransferase, with product MHSVPDSTPVIVGVGQHCPRTFDPSLPCAPSDLVAEAARKALADSGQGEALRQAIDTVVFFKLFADMGFAPSPLGRSTKPPRSLTWRLGIDPPQVIYSGVGGNLPQKMVNDYAEAIARGETKTVLLAGGESLRITAEAVRAGIKLDWNEDPPGDMVDLGQGDDMVALDYEFPHGVGLPTWSYPLFENAIRGQKGRTVAQHQKVLGELWAGLNRIALANPLAAAPSAKTAAEMATPGPDNRLISFPYTKVMNANDRVDEAAAVILTSAGTARALGIDPSRWVFLRGCGDAKARMRTTDHIDFHSSPALALCAKKALAQAGIGIDQVDFFDIYSCFPAAVELGCDALGLREGDPRPLTVTGGLPFFGGPGNAYVLHSIAETVEWLRRGRGKYGLVTGNGGFMSKQSVGIYSTEPGTGPWQREDPAVYQAELDAVPSPRVELAPSGPARIETYTVICEKGVPARGVIIGRLLADDARFVANTPQDRPDILQWLMEGEPLNTEGSVVSDKGRNTFVPARFL from the coding sequence ATGCATTCCGTTCCCGATTCCACTCCCGTCATCGTCGGTGTTGGCCAGCACTGCCCCAGGACCTTCGATCCTTCGCTTCCCTGCGCCCCGTCCGATCTGGTGGCCGAGGCGGCCAGGAAGGCCCTGGCCGATTCCGGCCAGGGCGAGGCGCTGCGCCAGGCGATCGACACGGTGGTGTTCTTCAAGCTGTTCGCGGACATGGGCTTCGCGCCCTCGCCGCTGGGCCGTTCCACCAAGCCACCCCGCTCGCTTACCTGGCGCTTGGGGATTGATCCACCCCAGGTGATCTATTCCGGCGTCGGCGGCAATCTGCCCCAGAAGATGGTGAACGATTACGCCGAAGCCATCGCCAGGGGCGAAACCAAGACCGTGCTGCTGGCGGGCGGCGAGTCACTGCGCATCACCGCGGAAGCCGTGCGCGCCGGCATCAAGCTCGACTGGAACGAGGATCCCCCCGGCGACATGGTGGATCTGGGCCAGGGCGACGACATGGTCGCCCTGGATTACGAATTTCCCCACGGCGTGGGCTTGCCCACTTGGTCGTACCCCCTGTTCGAGAACGCGATCCGCGGCCAGAAGGGACGCACCGTGGCCCAGCACCAGAAGGTGCTGGGCGAACTGTGGGCGGGTCTGAATAGGATCGCCCTGGCCAACCCCCTGGCTGCCGCGCCCAGCGCCAAGACTGCGGCGGAAATGGCCACGCCCGGCCCCGACAACCGGCTGATCAGCTTTCCCTACACCAAGGTGATGAACGCCAACGACCGGGTGGACGAGGCGGCCGCCGTGATCCTCACTTCCGCCGGCACCGCCCGGGCCCTGGGCATCGATCCCTCGCGCTGGGTCTTCCTGCGGGGCTGCGGCGACGCCAAGGCGCGCATGCGCACCACCGACCATATCGATTTCCACAGCTCGCCGGCCCTGGCCCTGTGCGCGAAAAAAGCCCTGGCCCAGGCCGGGATCGGCATCGATCAGGTGGATTTCTTCGATATCTACAGCTGCTTCCCTGCGGCGGTAGAACTGGGCTGCGACGCCTTGGGGCTGCGGGAGGGCGACCCCCGTCCCCTGACCGTGACCGGCGGCCTGCCCTTCTTCGGCGGGCCGGGCAACGCCTACGTGCTGCATTCCATCGCCGAGACCGTGGAATGGCTGCGCCGGGGCCGCGGCAAGTACGGCCTGGTCACTGGCAACGGCGGCTTCATGTCCAAGCAGTCGGTGGGCATCTACTCTACCGAGCCGGGTACAGGTCCATGGCAGCGGGAAGATCCGGCCGTCTATCAGGCCGAGCTGGATGCGGTGCCTTCGCCCCGCGTGGAGCTGGCCCCCAGCGGCCCGGCGCGCATCGAGACCTACACGGTGATCTGCGAAAAAGGCGTGCCCGCGCGGGGCGTGATCATCGGCCGCCTGCTGGCGGACGATGCCCGCTTTGTCGCCAACACGCCCCAGGACCGCCCCGATATCCTGCAATGGCTGATGGAAGGCGAACCCCTGAACACGGAAGGCAGCGTGGTCAGCGACAAAGGCCGCAACACCTTCGTACCTGCCCGGTTTCTTTAA
- a CDS encoding acyl-CoA synthetase, whose translation MTQRSFNLADLLEIVTEVKPDQEALVCNDERRTLRQLMERSAALARYLHAQGLRPGDNIGIHAYNCIEFMEASIAAFMIRAVPVNVNYRYTVEETRYVYDNAELKALVYEGGLEDIIAPALDAAPACKILVRLGTGKGLLPQAVGFEDAMSRSGPDITGIQRADSDTLLLYTGGTTGMPKGVIWTHKDVFFGGFGGGGNFCPQGPVTTPEELAERVRENFPVVHMACGPLMHGAGFWATMIGLLSGHKVVLNGRPDFNAEYVLDMVQRERVTIIMVVGDAMCIPLADALQKHPGRWDLSSIFVVSSAGALFSDHVRDALKAHLPANAIFSNGMGSSESGQVGTGAKPEGDGLIRLKPDAKNAVAIDGVRFGKVGETGILVRKGYLPLGYYKDPKKTAETFVQIEGQRCVLIGDIARQEEDGSITMFGRNSQCINTGGEKVFTEEVEEAVRSFDGVFDALVVGVPDSRWGQKVVAVVALRPDRAEDADALKAHCRQRLAGYKVPKDIIFVDEVRRNPVGKADYRWAKATAEQRLTGA comes from the coding sequence ATGACCCAGCGCAGTTTCAATCTGGCCGATCTGCTGGAGATCGTCACCGAAGTGAAGCCCGACCAGGAAGCCCTGGTCTGCAACGACGAACGGCGCACCCTCCGCCAGTTGATGGAGCGCTCGGCGGCCCTGGCCCGCTACCTCCACGCCCAGGGCCTCCGCCCCGGCGACAACATCGGCATCCATGCCTACAACTGCATCGAATTCATGGAGGCCAGCATTGCCGCCTTCATGATCCGGGCGGTGCCGGTGAACGTGAATTACCGCTACACGGTGGAAGAAACCCGCTACGTCTACGACAACGCCGAGTTGAAGGCCCTGGTCTATGAAGGCGGCCTGGAAGACATCATCGCGCCGGCCCTGGATGCAGCGCCCGCCTGCAAGATACTGGTGCGGCTGGGCACAGGCAAGGGCCTGCTGCCCCAGGCCGTCGGTTTCGAGGACGCCATGTCCCGCAGCGGGCCGGACATCACCGGCATCCAGCGGGCCGACAGCGACACCCTCCTGCTCTACACCGGCGGCACCACAGGCATGCCCAAGGGCGTGATCTGGACCCACAAGGACGTGTTCTTCGGCGGCTTCGGCGGCGGCGGCAACTTCTGTCCCCAAGGGCCCGTGACGACGCCCGAGGAACTGGCGGAGCGGGTGCGGGAGAACTTCCCCGTCGTGCATATGGCCTGCGGCCCCCTGATGCACGGCGCTGGCTTCTGGGCCACGATGATCGGTCTGCTCTCCGGCCACAAGGTGGTGTTGAACGGCCGGCCCGATTTCAATGCCGAATACGTGCTGGACATGGTGCAGCGGGAGCGGGTGACCATCATCATGGTCGTCGGCGACGCCATGTGCATCCCCCTGGCGGATGCGCTGCAGAAGCATCCCGGCCGCTGGGATCTTTCCTCGATCTTCGTTGTCTCCTCGGCCGGGGCCCTGTTCTCGGACCACGTGCGGGATGCCCTGAAGGCCCACCTGCCCGCCAATGCGATCTTCTCCAACGGCATGGGTTCCTCCGAATCCGGCCAGGTGGGCACCGGCGCCAAGCCCGAGGGCGACGGCCTGATCCGCCTCAAGCCGGATGCCAAAAATGCGGTGGCCATCGATGGCGTACGCTTCGGCAAGGTTGGGGAAACCGGCATCCTGGTGCGCAAGGGCTACCTGCCCCTGGGCTATTACAAGGACCCGAAAAAGACCGCCGAGACCTTCGTGCAGATCGAGGGCCAGCGCTGTGTGCTGATCGGCGACATTGCCCGCCAGGAAGAGGACGGCTCCATCACCATGTTCGGCCGCAACTCCCAGTGCATCAACACCGGCGGCGAGAAAGTGTTCACCGAGGAAGTGGAAGAAGCGGTGCGCAGCTTCGACGGCGTCTTCGACGCCCTGGTGGTCGGGGTGCCTGACAGCCGTTGGGGCCAGAAGGTCGTCGCGGTCGTCGCCCTGCGCCCCGACCGGGCGGAGGACGCCGATGCCCTGAAGGCCCACTGCCGCCAGCGCCTGGCAGGCTACAAGGTGCCCAAGGACATCATCTTCGTCGACGAAGTGCGACGCAACCCGGTGGGCAAGGCCGATTACCGTTGGGCCAAGGCGACGGCGGAGCAGCGCCTGACGGGCGCTTGA
- a CDS encoding acyl-CoA dehydrogenase family protein, protein MALHLFDKWRAQSPYYNESHDEWAMTVRKFVEKEVNPYINQWEDDEEVPRELSVKAAEVGIIQLGFPEEYGGISEGVDAFHGIVAANELAQSGSSGLTAALFMHGVALVPIMKFGSEEMKRRIAPDVLAGRKLMAICLTEPSGGSDLAAIQTRAEKRGNKWILNGSKTFISNGMRADYYTVCARTGGPGPDGLSLFLVEKGMPGFTQTKLKKMGWHCSDTATLYFDDVELPAENLLGPENMGFLATVKNLNNERAGLAAGACAYARCAVEEAYDWACQRETFGKPLIKNQVIRHKFAEMMRQIAASQALADQMVWAMMHDKLDFAMLSLSKVQATRTLENVARECAQILGGACFIRGCKIERIYRDVRPHAIGGGSEEVMLDFAARHMGFA, encoded by the coding sequence ATGGCACTGCATCTGTTCGACAAATGGCGCGCCCAGTCCCCCTACTACAACGAGAGCCACGACGAGTGGGCCATGACGGTCCGCAAGTTCGTGGAAAAAGAGGTCAATCCCTACATCAACCAGTGGGAGGATGACGAGGAGGTGCCCCGGGAACTGAGCGTCAAGGCTGCGGAGGTGGGCATCATCCAGTTGGGCTTCCCCGAGGAATACGGCGGCATCAGCGAGGGGGTGGATGCCTTCCACGGTATCGTCGCCGCCAATGAATTGGCCCAGTCCGGTTCCAGCGGTCTGACCGCCGCCCTGTTCATGCACGGCGTGGCCCTGGTGCCCATCATGAAGTTCGGCAGCGAGGAGATGAAGCGCCGCATCGCCCCGGACGTGCTGGCCGGCCGCAAGCTGATGGCCATCTGCTTGACCGAGCCCTCCGGTGGTTCCGACCTGGCGGCGATCCAGACCCGGGCCGAGAAGCGTGGCAACAAGTGGATCCTCAACGGCTCCAAGACCTTCATCAGCAACGGCATGCGGGCCGACTACTACACGGTCTGCGCCCGCACCGGCGGGCCCGGTCCCGACGGCCTGAGCCTGTTCCTGGTGGAAAAGGGCATGCCCGGTTTCACCCAGACCAAGCTGAAGAAAATGGGCTGGCATTGTTCCGACACGGCCACCCTGTATTTCGACGACGTGGAACTGCCGGCCGAGAATCTGCTCGGCCCCGAGAACATGGGTTTCCTCGCCACGGTGAAGAACCTCAACAACGAACGGGCGGGCCTGGCGGCTGGTGCCTGCGCCTATGCCCGTTGCGCGGTGGAGGAGGCCTACGACTGGGCCTGCCAGCGGGAAACCTTCGGCAAGCCCCTGATCAAGAATCAGGTGATCCGCCACAAGTTCGCCGAGATGATGCGCCAGATTGCTGCCTCCCAGGCCCTGGCCGACCAGATGGTGTGGGCCATGATGCACGACAAGCTGGATTTCGCCATGCTCTCCCTGTCCAAGGTGCAGGCCACCCGCACCCTGGAGAACGTGGCCCGCGAATGCGCCCAGATCCTCGGCGGCGCCTGCTTCATCCGCGGCTGCAAGATCGAGCGCATCTACCGCGATGTGCGGCCCCACGCCATCGGCGGTGGCTCCGAGGAGGTCATGCTCGACTTTGCCGCCCGCCACATGGGCTTCGCCTGA
- a CDS encoding CaiB/BaiF CoA transferase family protein — protein MTKETKPLSGIRILDFSQYLPGPLCTQHLGDLGADVIKIENRKGGDLSRPTPDGSTSQMFLKVNRNKRSLAVDLRQPEGIDIIRRLVKEVDVLVEGFRPGVMDKLGLGYGALSALNPRLVYCAITGYGQDGPFREFGGHDINYQSLSGVLEQSGAAGGPPAPGGFQIADIAGGSLTSAMSILAALVDAQRSGQGRFVDVSMTDAALACMVMGLSTMDSFGNGRPLPRGEDYTNGRLPCYGVYETADGRHVALGALEPQFWQAFCTAVARPDLMAKGWALGAEGETAKAEIAALIKDRSLQAWSELLFTVDGCATPVLRLDEVLEHPLTRARGMVHEGLSPEGKPYRQFAFPAKMSGYQFSVDRNPPALGEHNDELLKSLGYGDEEIAALHSRNVA, from the coding sequence ATGACGAAGGAAACAAAACCGCTTTCCGGCATCCGCATCCTGGACTTTTCCCAGTACCTGCCCGGTCCCTTGTGCACCCAGCATCTTGGGGATCTGGGGGCCGACGTCATCAAGATCGAGAACCGCAAGGGCGGTGACCTGTCCCGGCCCACGCCCGACGGCTCCACTTCCCAGATGTTCCTCAAGGTGAACCGCAACAAGCGATCTTTGGCCGTGGATTTGCGTCAGCCCGAGGGCATCGACATTATTCGGCGCCTGGTGAAGGAGGTCGATGTGCTGGTGGAAGGCTTCCGTCCCGGCGTGATGGACAAGCTGGGATTGGGTTACGGGGCGCTCTCCGCCCTCAATCCGCGTCTGGTCTATTGCGCCATCACCGGCTACGGCCAGGACGGCCCCTTCCGCGAGTTCGGCGGCCACGACATCAACTACCAGAGCCTGTCCGGGGTACTGGAGCAAAGCGGTGCCGCCGGTGGGCCGCCGGCACCGGGAGGCTTTCAGATCGCCGACATCGCCGGCGGCTCTCTTACCTCTGCCATGTCCATTCTGGCGGCCCTGGTGGATGCCCAGCGCAGCGGCCAGGGGCGCTTCGTCGATGTTTCCATGACCGATGCGGCCCTGGCCTGCATGGTCATGGGCCTGTCCACCATGGACTCCTTCGGCAATGGCCGCCCCTTGCCACGGGGCGAGGATTACACCAACGGCAGGCTGCCCTGCTACGGTGTCTATGAAACTGCCGACGGCCGTCACGTGGCCCTGGGCGCCCTGGAACCCCAGTTCTGGCAGGCCTTCTGCACGGCAGTGGCGCGGCCCGACCTGATGGCCAAGGGCTGGGCACTGGGCGCCGAGGGAGAAACAGCCAAGGCCGAGATCGCGGCGCTGATCAAGGACCGCAGCCTCCAGGCGTGGTCGGAACTGCTGTTTACCGTCGACGGTTGCGCCACGCCGGTGCTGCGTCTCGATGAAGTGCTGGAACATCCGCTGACCCGGGCCCGGGGCATGGTGCACGAAGGGCTGAGCCCGGAAGGCAAGCCCTACCGCCAGTTCGCCTTCCCCGCGAAGATGAGCGGCTACCAGTTCTCCGTGGACCGTAATCCGCCCGCCTTGGGTGAGCACAACGATGAGCTATTGAAATCCCTCGGTTACGGCGATGAGGAAATCGCCGCACTGCATTCCAGGAATGTGGCCTGA
- a CDS encoding LLM class F420-dependent oxidoreductase translates to MKLGLQLGYWGAKPPADGNVGIARTAESLGFDSVWTAESWGNDVFTPLAWIGAHTSKIKLGTAIAQLSARTPTACAMAALALDHLSSGRMILGLGVSGPQVVEGWYGQPFEKPLARTREYVDIVRQVLRREAPVSSAGPHYPLPYTGPGATGVGKPLRPIVHPLRADLPIYLGAEGPKNVSQTARIADGWLPVYYSPFRQEVYADQLKEARPGFEIAPLVLVNIDDDLEKALLPAKMMLAFYIGGMGSQEHNFHKNLMCRMGFEAEANKIQECFLAGRQAEAIQYVPTQFADEITLSGPKARIKERLQAWRESPVTTLLINGPRMDEATLRTLAELVL, encoded by the coding sequence ATGAAACTTGGACTGCAACTCGGCTACTGGGGCGCCAAGCCCCCCGCCGACGGCAATGTGGGCATCGCCCGCACCGCCGAATCCCTGGGCTTCGATTCGGTATGGACCGCCGAGTCCTGGGGCAACGACGTGTTCACGCCCCTGGCCTGGATTGGCGCCCATACCTCGAAGATCAAGCTGGGCACCGCCATTGCCCAGCTCTCGGCGCGCACACCGACGGCCTGTGCCATGGCGGCCCTGGCCCTGGACCATCTCTCCAGCGGGCGCATGATCCTGGGCCTGGGGGTCTCCGGCCCCCAGGTGGTGGAGGGCTGGTACGGCCAGCCTTTCGAGAAGCCCCTGGCCCGCACCCGCGAGTACGTGGATATCGTGCGCCAAGTGCTGCGCCGGGAGGCGCCGGTGAGCAGCGCCGGGCCCCATTACCCGCTGCCCTACACGGGGCCCGGCGCCACCGGCGTGGGCAAACCCCTGCGCCCCATCGTCCATCCCCTGCGGGCCGACCTGCCCATCTACCTGGGGGCCGAAGGACCGAAGAACGTGAGCCAGACCGCCCGCATCGCCGATGGCTGGCTGCCCGTCTATTACAGCCCCTTCCGCCAGGAGGTCTATGCCGACCAGCTCAAGGAGGCCAGGCCCGGCTTCGAGATCGCGCCCCTGGTTCTGGTGAATATCGATGACGACCTGGAAAAGGCCCTGCTGCCGGCCAAGATGATGCTGGCCTTCTACATCGGCGGCATGGGTTCCCAGGAACACAACTTCCACAAGAACCTGATGTGCCGCATGGGTTTCGAGGCCGAGGCCAACAAGATCCAGGAGTGCTTCCTGGCGGGCCGGCAGGCAGAAGCCATCCAGTACGTGCCCACCCAGTTTGCCGATGAGATCACCCTGTCTGGCCCGAAGGCGCGGATCAAGGAGCGGCTCCAGGCCTGGCGGGAATCCCCGGTGACCACCCTGCTGATCAACGGCCCCCGCATGGACGAGGCCACCCTGCGCACCTTGGCGGAGCTGGTGCTCTGA
- a CDS encoding nitronate monooxygenase encodes MRTNVCEMLGIDVPIFAFTHCRDVVVEVSRAGGLGVLGMVGFSVEQVKEELDWIDAHIGDKPYGVDIVIPQKYEGIGQADPAQLEQKLKAMVPQGHHDFAAKILKDHGVPEWPDDSEMGLIGWTEATARPQLEEALKRPNVRLVANALGTPPQEVIDEIHASGRLVAALCGKIKQGLQHKAAGVDIIIAQGAEGGGHTGDIGSIVLWPQMVDAVAPTPVLAAGGVGNGRQMAAALAMGCAGVWTGSLWLTVTEAHAEPAQKEELLKATSEDTVRSRSWTGKPARMVRNDWTEAWEAPENPKPLGMPLQGLVSADAIRRTSRYAGVADTRKVIFNPCGQVIGQINQVESSKEVVFRLLNEYVDTLERLNGLLDGKA; translated from the coding sequence ATGCGTACCAATGTCTGCGAAATGCTTGGCATCGACGTTCCCATCTTCGCCTTCACTCACTGCCGCGACGTGGTGGTCGAGGTTTCCAGGGCTGGCGGCCTGGGGGTCCTGGGCATGGTTGGTTTCAGCGTCGAGCAGGTGAAGGAGGAACTCGACTGGATCGACGCCCACATCGGTGACAAGCCCTATGGCGTGGACATTGTGATCCCCCAGAAATACGAGGGTATCGGCCAGGCCGATCCCGCGCAACTGGAGCAAAAGCTCAAGGCCATGGTTCCTCAAGGTCACCATGATTTCGCTGCGAAAATTCTCAAGGACCACGGTGTCCCCGAGTGGCCGGATGACAGCGAGATGGGCCTGATCGGCTGGACCGAGGCCACCGCCCGGCCCCAGTTGGAAGAGGCCCTGAAACGGCCTAACGTGCGTCTGGTGGCCAACGCGCTGGGCACGCCGCCCCAGGAAGTGATCGACGAGATCCACGCCTCCGGCCGGCTGGTGGCGGCCCTCTGCGGCAAGATCAAGCAGGGCCTGCAACACAAGGCGGCGGGGGTAGACATCATCATCGCCCAGGGCGCGGAGGGCGGTGGCCATACCGGCGACATCGGCTCCATCGTGCTCTGGCCTCAGATGGTGGATGCCGTGGCGCCCACGCCGGTGTTGGCAGCCGGTGGTGTCGGCAATGGCCGCCAGATGGCGGCGGCCCTGGCCATGGGCTGTGCCGGCGTGTGGACGGGCTCCCTCTGGCTGACCGTCACCGAGGCTCATGCCGAGCCGGCCCAAAAGGAGGAGTTGCTCAAGGCAACCTCTGAAGACACGGTGCGCTCCCGTTCCTGGACCGGAAAGCCGGCGCGCATGGTGCGCAACGACTGGACCGAGGCCTGGGAGGCGCCTGAGAATCCCAAGCCCCTGGGCATGCCCTTGCAGGGCTTGGTGTCGGCTGATGCCATCCGCCGCACCTCCCGTTATGCCGGGGTGGCCGATACCCGTAAGGTGATCTTCAATCCCTGCGGCCAGGTGATCGGCCAGATCAATCAAGTCGAGTCCAGCAAGGAAGTGGTCTTCCGCCTGCTCAACGAGTATGTGGATACCCTGGAACGCCTGAATGGCTTGCTCGACGGCAAGGCGTGA